One segment of Paenibacillus rhizovicinus DNA contains the following:
- a CDS encoding LacI family DNA-binding transcriptional regulator codes for MRGKVRIQEIADLAGVSKFAVSRALSGKSGVSVQTREKILRVAGQLGYFKNNEPQRITGELQEFEDNKWDGTIVVMFPNLRYQNREHVYWGPVFEGVSSRLRQRGLDIITITEPSDDNVFKLLNPEAIQGIITIGTVSTQILLEIKKMDIPVVMVDHIDPVFACDTIFTDNFTSTQQMMMKLISKGYRKFQFVGCIKEAQSYLERWLAFRSTLESCDIVLHQDPMLIGPEAEDIFVLFEKYKPTDLPEVYVCAHDVNAQFLIEQLSKLNIEVPVDCAVTGFDNTCHTHPILATVNVNKELLGMRAVDQMLWRIQNPASAHEKKLIYADVVLRENYAYSLQHDGARDSVDAGT; via the coding sequence ATGAGAGGTAAAGTGAGAATTCAAGAAATCGCTGATTTAGCTGGTGTCTCCAAGTTCGCTGTTTCTCGGGCATTATCAGGCAAGAGCGGTGTAAGCGTTCAAACGAGGGAGAAGATTCTAAGGGTCGCCGGACAGCTGGGTTATTTTAAGAACAATGAACCGCAGCGCATCACGGGCGAGCTGCAAGAATTCGAAGATAACAAGTGGGACGGCACGATCGTTGTCATGTTTCCTAACTTGCGTTATCAGAACAGGGAGCATGTGTATTGGGGGCCGGTCTTTGAAGGGGTGTCTTCGCGCCTCCGTCAACGCGGACTCGACATCATTACGATTACGGAACCGTCCGACGATAATGTATTTAAGCTGCTGAATCCGGAGGCCATACAAGGCATCATAACGATCGGCACGGTTTCTACGCAAATATTGCTGGAAATCAAGAAGATGGACATTCCTGTCGTCATGGTTGACCACATCGATCCCGTATTTGCCTGCGATACGATATTTACGGACAATTTCACCAGCACGCAGCAAATGATGATGAAGCTGATCAGCAAAGGGTACCGCAAATTTCAATTTGTCGGCTGCATCAAGGAAGCGCAGAGCTATCTCGAACGTTGGCTGGCGTTCCGTTCGACGCTCGAGAGCTGTGATATAGTACTGCACCAGGATCCGATGCTGATCGGTCCGGAGGCAGAAGATATCTTTGTCTTATTCGAGAAATATAAGCCTACGGATCTTCCGGAGGTATACGTGTGCGCGCATGACGTTAACGCGCAGTTTCTGATCGAACAGCTGAGCAAGCTGAATATCGAAGTGCCTGTCGATTGTGCCGTGACCGGGTTCGACAACACTTGTCATACCCATCCGATTCTTGCGACAGTGAACGTGAACAAAGAGCTGCTCGGAATGAGAGCGGTCGACCAAATGTTATGGCGCATCCAAAACCCGGCTTCTGCGCACGAGAAAAAACTGATTTATGCCGATGTTGTCCTGCGCGAGAATTATGCGTATTCCCTTCAACACGATGGAGCTCGTGACAGCGTGGATGCGGGAACCTAA